From Gemmatimonadaceae bacterium, one genomic window encodes:
- the aroF gene encoding 3-deoxy-7-phosphoheptulonate synthase yields the protein MLVVMQNHATQEQIDRVVKTIEEMGYSARPMPGETRIAIGLVGNDGRVDSSRVEALPGVAEIIHVSKPYKQVSREWREENTLVTIAPGVTFGGNDVQIIAGPCSVESEDQIIAAAHAVRAAGATALRGGAFKPRSSPYAFQGLGKKGLELLALARRETGLPVVTEALDEEGAHLVAEYGDCIQIGARNMQNYSLLRAVGRLNKPVLLKRGIAATITELLMSAEYILAEGNGQVILCERGIRSFDTMTRNLFDLTAIPLVQRLSHLPMIADPSHGTGLRDKVTPMARAAIAAGADGVIVEVHPTPDRALSDGAQSLYPEQFARLVTELRAIGAAIGRSVAAAGTPATAGV from the coding sequence ATGCTGGTCGTGATGCAGAACCACGCGACGCAGGAGCAGATCGACCGCGTCGTGAAGACCATCGAGGAGATGGGCTACTCGGCCCGGCCGATGCCGGGCGAGACGCGCATCGCCATCGGTCTCGTCGGCAACGACGGCCGCGTCGACAGCTCGCGAGTCGAGGCGCTGCCGGGCGTCGCCGAGATCATTCACGTCAGCAAACCGTACAAGCAGGTCTCGCGAGAATGGCGCGAGGAGAACACGCTCGTCACGATCGCGCCCGGCGTCACGTTCGGCGGCAACGACGTGCAGATCATCGCCGGCCCATGTTCGGTGGAGTCCGAGGACCAGATCATCGCCGCGGCTCACGCCGTGCGCGCCGCGGGAGCGACCGCGCTGCGCGGCGGCGCGTTCAAGCCGCGCAGCTCCCCCTATGCCTTTCAAGGACTCGGCAAGAAGGGACTCGAGCTGCTGGCGCTCGCGCGGCGCGAAACCGGGTTGCCAGTGGTGACCGAGGCGCTCGACGAAGAGGGCGCCCACCTCGTGGCCGAGTACGGAGATTGCATTCAGATCGGCGCGCGCAACATGCAAAACTATTCCCTGCTCCGCGCCGTCGGTCGACTCAACAAGCCGGTGCTCCTCAAGCGCGGCATCGCCGCGACGATCACCGAGCTGTTGATGAGCGCCGAATACATCCTGGCCGAAGGCAACGGACAGGTGATCCTCTGCGAGCGCGGAATTCGCAGCTTCGATACGATGACGCGCAACCTGTTCGACCTCACGGCGATTCCGCTCGTGCAGCGGTTGTCGCATTTGCCGATGATCGCCGACCCGAGCCACGGCACCGGATTGCGCGACAAGGTGACTCCGATGGCGCGCGCCGCGATCGCGGCCGGGGCCGACGGCGTCATCGTCGAGGTGCATCCGACCCCGGACCGCGCGCTGTCCGACGGGGCACAGTCCCTCTATCCGGAACAGTTTGCGAGGTTGGTCACAGAGCTCCGTGCCATTGGGGCCGCAATTGGGCGCTCGGTGGCTGCGGCTGGAACGCCCGCGACGGCCGGCGTGTAG
- the smc gene encoding chromosome segregation protein SMC: protein MRLTKLELQGFKSFADATHLQFDAGVTAIVGPNGCGKSNVSDAVRWVLGEQRARLLRGAKMEEVIFQGSSARRAVNVAEVSLHFSNEDGTLPVAFQEVVITRRLSRSGESDYFLNRAPCRLRDISDLLRGTGLGADTGVVIESKMIDALLSDRPDDRRELFEEAAGVGLYRDRRRTAERRLEETTVDLQRLDDLISEVQSQVRSLARQRRRAEKHAELNARRFTVELALAKREMEAWHDELGRLTERVHALREGAPGADAGVGAAEQARDTAHGNRAAAEAQRTELLRLVSSQREQSLQIRSEMKVAEERQRNSLARRQRAEMEATEGVAYGSRLTSDIQTAVDDRARHEEVLNAARGSLTERQQREDEARQLVARSRATVDDVERAHRELQDRARRVDIERERTRQESDELVQRLEQLADERSQLADALSGVAREIEDASVVMEDVRRRVAESVTTLEAARATDREARERESLARAELFRADETHTSLQGRVNALDSLERERVGLAPATARLLRERERFGEGAVLGPLSDFINADEPSALLVERFLGATVHAVVVRDMSVAADVRAWHATANPGPLLLLPLDAIPDALVADERPDALSHRVDSSGPVRAWVRGLLGHASPVDEGAAFIDMRGAVWLPGLIGGPGPLRRRAELFALRAELTATEKVRASAIEAADAARVAAQECERAAIEASGALETAQVEARRATERHGELDRRRQRVEREVGDADALAIRLTQRRDQLTDQATRLDAEALAVSHTVLESAESGTRARDAFAVAEHTYEEAREARTAAQIEVAQCQARLQVAHDREHRLTEEQKSAATRLEALRAELSDLALVDAQLADQMALWQLDLETRDATLADGERRLILAEEGVQGADASLTSAEHALDDARRRAQAHHEELHQAELRHTELGGRRAAIRERLEAEWRRPLDEMLTEVQPLEMDDATLRAEAESLRDEIERLGPVNVLAIEEHDETVKRQDFLTTQRADLADAKATLQQAIREIDTTARELFLATFAEVRDNFRQIFMSLFGGGECDLRLENPDAPLDCDIEIHASPRGKRTQRIHLLSSGERALVALSLLFGIFLTKPSPFCLLDEVDAPLDDANVGRFVKMLTQFKSRTQFIVITHNPRTTTEAADAVYGVTMQEPGVSSLVSVRMRGATAVDEVLATSNADGAVAHV from the coding sequence GTGCGACTGACCAAGCTCGAGTTGCAGGGCTTCAAGTCGTTCGCCGACGCGACGCACTTGCAGTTCGATGCGGGCGTTACGGCGATCGTCGGCCCCAACGGGTGCGGCAAGTCGAACGTGTCGGATGCGGTGCGGTGGGTGCTTGGCGAGCAGCGCGCACGCCTGCTGCGCGGCGCGAAGATGGAAGAAGTCATCTTCCAGGGCTCCTCGGCGCGGCGCGCGGTCAATGTCGCGGAAGTCTCTCTTCACTTCTCGAATGAAGACGGCACCTTGCCCGTCGCGTTCCAGGAGGTCGTCATCACGCGACGGCTTTCTCGGTCGGGCGAGAGCGATTACTTCCTGAATCGCGCGCCCTGCCGTCTTCGCGACATCTCCGATCTGTTGCGCGGCACGGGCCTCGGCGCCGACACAGGCGTCGTCATCGAGAGCAAGATGATCGACGCGCTGCTGTCGGACCGGCCCGACGACCGGCGCGAGCTGTTTGAGGAAGCCGCCGGCGTCGGTCTCTATCGCGATCGCCGGCGAACCGCCGAGCGGCGCCTCGAGGAAACGACGGTCGACCTGCAGCGCCTCGACGACTTGATCAGCGAAGTCCAGAGCCAGGTCCGTTCGCTCGCGCGCCAGCGTCGCCGCGCCGAGAAGCACGCGGAGCTCAATGCCCGGCGGTTCACCGTCGAGCTCGCGCTCGCCAAGCGCGAGATGGAGGCGTGGCACGACGAGTTGGGACGATTGACCGAGCGCGTTCACGCGCTTCGCGAGGGCGCGCCCGGTGCCGACGCCGGCGTCGGCGCCGCCGAACAGGCGCGCGACACCGCGCACGGCAATCGCGCCGCGGCCGAGGCGCAACGCACCGAGCTGCTTCGCCTCGTCTCGAGCCAGCGCGAGCAGTCGCTCCAGATCCGCTCGGAGATGAAGGTGGCGGAGGAACGCCAACGCAATTCGTTGGCGCGCCGCCAGCGGGCCGAGATGGAAGCCACGGAAGGCGTGGCCTACGGCAGCCGCCTCACCTCGGACATTCAAACAGCGGTCGACGACCGCGCGCGGCACGAAGAGGTGTTGAACGCGGCGCGAGGGTCCCTCACCGAGCGCCAGCAGCGCGAGGACGAGGCCCGGCAGCTGGTCGCGCGCAGCCGGGCGACGGTCGACGACGTCGAACGCGCGCATCGCGAGCTTCAAGATCGCGCGCGTCGCGTCGACATCGAGCGGGAGCGGACGCGCCAGGAGAGCGACGAGCTCGTGCAGCGGCTCGAGCAGCTCGCCGACGAGCGCTCACAGCTCGCCGACGCGCTCTCCGGCGTGGCGCGCGAGATCGAGGACGCATCGGTCGTGATGGAAGACGTGCGCCGCCGCGTCGCCGAGTCGGTCACGACGCTCGAGGCGGCGCGCGCCACCGACCGCGAGGCCCGCGAGCGCGAGTCGCTCGCCCGCGCCGAATTGTTCCGCGCCGACGAGACTCACACCTCGCTCCAAGGCCGCGTCAACGCGCTCGATTCGCTCGAGCGCGAGCGAGTCGGGCTCGCCCCGGCGACCGCGCGACTGCTTCGCGAGCGCGAGCGATTCGGCGAAGGCGCGGTCCTCGGCCCGCTCAGCGATTTCATCAATGCCGACGAGCCTTCGGCGCTCCTCGTCGAACGTTTCCTCGGCGCGACCGTTCACGCCGTCGTCGTGCGCGACATGTCCGTCGCCGCCGACGTTCGCGCGTGGCACGCGACCGCGAACCCCGGGCCGCTGCTCCTTCTGCCGTTGGACGCGATCCCCGACGCGCTCGTCGCCGACGAACGTCCCGACGCTCTGTCGCATCGTGTCGACTCGTCGGGTCCGGTCCGCGCGTGGGTGCGCGGGCTGCTCGGTCACGCGAGCCCGGTGGACGAGGGCGCGGCCTTCATCGACATGCGCGGCGCGGTCTGGCTACCTGGCCTCATTGGTGGTCCGGGACCGCTGCGTCGTCGCGCGGAGTTGTTCGCGCTGCGCGCCGAGCTCACAGCCACGGAAAAGGTCCGTGCGTCGGCAATCGAAGCGGCCGATGCGGCTCGCGTCGCGGCGCAGGAATGCGAGCGCGCTGCGATCGAAGCCTCTGGGGCGCTCGAGACGGCTCAGGTCGAGGCACGTCGTGCCACCGAACGTCACGGTGAGCTCGACCGCCGGCGACAGCGCGTCGAACGCGAAGTCGGAGACGCCGATGCACTCGCCATTCGACTCACGCAGCGCCGCGACCAGCTGACCGATCAGGCGACGCGCCTCGACGCCGAGGCGCTCGCCGTTTCGCACACCGTGCTGGAGTCCGCGGAATCCGGGACCCGCGCGCGCGACGCGTTCGCCGTCGCGGAACACACGTACGAAGAGGCCCGCGAGGCTCGCACGGCCGCGCAGATCGAGGTCGCGCAGTGTCAGGCGCGCCTCCAGGTGGCACACGACCGCGAGCATCGCCTCACCGAAGAGCAGAAGTCCGCCGCGACCCGCCTCGAAGCGCTGCGCGCCGAGCTGTCCGACCTGGCGCTCGTCGACGCGCAGCTGGCCGATCAGATGGCCCTTTGGCAGCTCGACCTCGAGACTCGCGACGCCACGCTCGCCGACGGCGAGCGGCGGCTCATTCTCGCCGAAGAAGGCGTGCAGGGCGCGGATGCATCGCTGACGTCCGCCGAGCACGCGCTCGACGACGCGCGGCGGCGCGCCCAAGCGCACCACGAGGAGTTGCATCAAGCCGAGCTGCGCCACACGGAGCTCGGCGGCCGCCGCGCCGCGATCCGCGAACGGCTCGAGGCCGAGTGGCGCCGGCCACTCGACGAGATGCTGACCGAAGTGCAGCCGCTCGAGATGGACGACGCCACACTCCGCGCCGAAGCCGAATCGCTGCGCGACGAGATCGAGCGATTGGGGCCGGTCAACGTGCTCGCGATCGAGGAGCACGACGAGACGGTCAAGCGCCAAGACTTCCTCACCACCCAACGCGCCGACCTCGCGGACGCGAAGGCCACGCTGCAACAGGCCATCCGCGAGATCGACACGACGGCGCGCGAGCTCTTTCTCGCAACCTTCGCCGAGGTCCGCGACAACTTCAGGCAGATTTTCATGTCGTTGTTCGGCGGCGGCGAGTGCGACCTCCGGCTCGAGAACCCGGATGCGCCGCTCGACTGCGACATCGAGATCCACGCGTCGCCGCGCGGCAAACGCACGCAGCGGATCCACCTGCTGTCGAGTGGAGAGCGGGCGCTCGTCGCGCTGTCGCTCTTGTTCGGCATCTTCCTCACGAAGCCGAGTCCGTTCTGCCTGCTCGACGAGGTAGATGCGCCGCTCGATGACGCCAACGTCGGGCGCTTCGTGAAGATGCTCACACAATTCAAGTCGCGAACCCAGTTCATCGTCATCACGCACAACCCGCGCACGACGACGGAAGCCGCCGACGCGGTTTACGGCGTGACGATGCAGGAGCCGGGCGTGTCGTCGCTCGTCAGCGTCCGGATGCGCGGCGCGACGGCGGTGGACGAGGTGCTCGCCACGTCGAACGCCGACGGTGCCGTCGCGCACGTGTGA
- the lolA gene encoding outer membrane lipoprotein chaperone LolA: MRFPLVAATLALVGAAPALRAQPVDATIDRAVQAWAKIKTVRGTFEQTVTNQLTSSTATARGEYAQERPNLLSIRFTQPASDAIVSDGKAVWVYLPSSAPGQVIKRSATDRSSTPIDLTGAFLDSPRTKYDITAAPGKTVDGHAARGLFLVPKAGVSAPFTKATVWVDDDDALIREFDITESTGISRHVHLTTLEPNAQVSRSLFAFSMPAGTKIVDQTKPE, translated from the coding sequence ATGCGATTCCCACTCGTCGCGGCAACTCTCGCTCTGGTCGGCGCCGCACCGGCGCTGCGCGCCCAACCGGTGGACGCCACGATCGATCGTGCCGTTCAGGCTTGGGCGAAGATCAAGACCGTGCGCGGCACCTTCGAGCAGACAGTGACGAACCAGCTCACGAGCTCCACCGCCACTGCTCGCGGTGAGTACGCGCAGGAGCGGCCGAACCTGCTGTCGATTCGATTCACGCAGCCCGCGTCGGACGCGATCGTGTCCGACGGCAAGGCGGTCTGGGTGTATTTGCCAAGCTCGGCCCCAGGTCAGGTCATCAAGCGTTCGGCCACCGATCGCAGCTCGACGCCGATCGATTTGACGGGCGCCTTTCTCGATTCGCCGCGCACGAAGTACGACATCACCGCCGCCCCGGGAAAAACCGTGGACGGCCACGCCGCGCGCGGGCTCTTTCTTGTGCCCAAGGCGGGCGTGAGCGCGCCGTTCACCAAAGCAACCGTGTGGGTCGACGACGACGACGCGTTGATTCGAGAATTCGACATCACCGAGTCGACCGGGATCTCGCGCCACGTGCACCTCACGACGCTCGAGCCGAACGCGCAAGTGTCCCGCTCGCTGTTCGCCTTCTCCATGCCAGCCGGTACGAAGATCGTCGATCAAACGAAGCCCGAGTAG
- the prmC gene encoding peptide chain release factor N(5)-glutamine methyltransferase, translating to MTADGPTKARTVARLAEELARALDACGVAEPVSESREIVSALFDVPRFWSLTNGHVEVDDHVRARAGLAVERRARGAPFAYAVGRANFRHLTLEVDERVLIPRVETEHLVDLVLEEMEGEQERGGVAIDVGTGSGCIALALATEGRFARVYGTDISLDALAVAHTNVASARRSLRAPVHLVHGSLLGPLLDVRCRVVVSNPPYIALSEADLLPASVRNWEPAAALYSGRDGLAATARLVRQAASVLEPDGLFAIEVDARRASLAAELVAGERRFHDVRVELDLAGRERFVLARRLD from the coding sequence ATGACGGCTGACGGACCGACCAAAGCGCGCACGGTCGCACGGTTGGCCGAGGAGCTCGCCCGAGCGCTCGACGCGTGCGGTGTCGCCGAGCCGGTATCCGAGTCGCGGGAGATCGTCTCCGCGTTGTTCGACGTGCCGCGGTTCTGGTCGCTGACGAACGGTCATGTCGAGGTCGATGATCACGTACGCGCGCGGGCCGGGCTCGCCGTCGAGCGACGTGCGAGAGGGGCGCCGTTCGCTTACGCCGTCGGGCGGGCAAACTTCCGCCACCTGACGCTCGAGGTCGACGAGCGCGTTTTGATCCCGCGGGTCGAGACCGAGCATCTCGTCGATCTGGTGTTGGAGGAGATGGAGGGGGAGCAGGAGCGCGGCGGCGTCGCGATCGACGTTGGAACGGGGTCGGGATGCATCGCGCTCGCGCTGGCGACCGAGGGGCGCTTCGCCCGCGTCTACGGCACCGACATCTCTCTGGACGCGCTCGCCGTCGCACACACGAACGTCGCGTCGGCACGGCGGTCGCTGCGCGCGCCGGTCCATCTGGTTCACGGGTCGCTGCTTGGTCCGCTGCTCGACGTTCGGTGCCGGGTCGTCGTGTCGAATCCGCCCTACATCGCGCTCAGCGAGGCCGACCTGTTGCCGGCGAGCGTTCGGAATTGGGAACCTGCGGCGGCGCTGTACAGTGGACGAGACGGACTCGCGGCTACGGCCCGGCTTGTGCGCCAAGCGGCTTCGGTGCTCGAGCCCGACGGCTTGTTCGCCATCGAGGTGGACGCGCGTCGCGCGTCGTTGGCCGCGGAGCTGGTGGCCGGCGAGCGACGGTTTCACGATGTGCGGGTTGAACTCGATCTCGCGGGCCGCGAGCGCTTCGTGCTCGCCCGGCGACTCGACTAA
- a CDS encoding Crp/Fnr family transcriptional regulator: MTTTTVDFLATVQLFNGLDRTELQRFADLTRERFYPRGSVILFENDPGDSLFVVRQGRVKVVLIGEDGREVILGVLGVGEHFGELSLIDDRPRSAHVIAMDDAHLLVLRREDFRKRVESSPAVAWALLTELSRRLRRADEKIGGLVLLDVPGRIARLLLDLAEEMGSDTIDKPLTHQTIAQMIGASRETVSRAMKDFQDANWVTVERRRITLADRPALEARAQAKL, from the coding sequence GTGACCACGACGACCGTAGACTTTCTCGCGACGGTGCAGTTGTTCAATGGGCTCGATCGAACCGAGCTCCAACGGTTTGCCGACCTGACGCGCGAGCGGTTCTATCCGCGCGGCAGCGTCATTCTATTCGAAAACGACCCCGGCGACTCGCTGTTCGTCGTGCGCCAGGGACGCGTCAAGGTCGTCCTCATCGGTGAGGACGGGCGAGAGGTCATTCTTGGCGTGCTCGGTGTTGGCGAGCATTTTGGCGAGCTGTCCCTCATCGACGACCGGCCGCGCTCGGCGCACGTCATCGCGATGGACGACGCCCATCTGCTCGTGCTCCGGCGCGAGGACTTTCGGAAACGTGTCGAGTCGTCGCCGGCGGTTGCGTGGGCGCTGCTCACCGAGCTGTCGCGGCGTCTCCGTCGCGCGGACGAGAAGATCGGCGGGCTCGTGCTCTTGGACGTTCCCGGCCGCATCGCACGATTGCTGCTCGATCTCGCCGAAGAGATGGGGAGCGACACGATCGACAAGCCGCTGACGCATCAGACGATCGCGCAGATGATCGGCGCGAGCCGCGAGACGGTGTCGCGCGCGATGAAGGACTTCCAGGACGCGAACTGGGTGACCGTCGAACGCCGGCGCATCACGCTGGCGGATCGTCCGGCGCTCGAGGCTCGCGCACAAGCCAAGCTCTAG
- the rpmE gene encoding 50S ribosomal protein L31, with translation MKADIHPEYATATVKCACGNTFLTRSTQAEIHTDVCSQCHPFFTGKQRLVDTAGRVERFRQKFAKQSS, from the coding sequence ATGAAAGCCGATATCCATCCCGAATACGCCACGGCGACCGTCAAGTGCGCCTGCGGCAATACGTTCCTCACGCGGTCGACCCAGGCCGAGATTCACACCGACGTCTGCTCGCAGTGCCACCCGTTCTTCACGGGTAAGCAGCGTCTGGTCGACACCGCCGGCCGCGTCGAGCGCTTCCGACAGAAGTTCGCGAAGCAGTCGAGCTGA
- the prfA gene encoding peptide chain release factor 1, whose protein sequence is MAAALARAKEVESALANPGALNPGQFAELGREHRRLMPIVEMGAQFDRAQDELAQARELVSTDDPDLAAEARAEVDRVEPRIAELEASLTRALLPRDPLDERNAIVEIRAGTGGDEAALFAADLYRMYVRFCERRGWKLETMSLSDGALGGAKEVVFKVSGEGPYGELRRESGVHRVQRVPATESQGRIHTSAATVAVLPEAEEVDVKIEDKDLRIDVFRASGPGGQSVNTTDSAVRITHLPSGLVVSQQDQKSQLQNKLKAMEVLRARLLDLRVAQQEAERARMRRTQVGTGDRSAKIRTYNFPQSRVTDHRIGWTTHDLQGFMDGEIAPVVEALKLADVEEQLGGNGDGTSA, encoded by the coding sequence TTGGCGGCCGCCCTCGCTCGCGCGAAGGAGGTCGAGAGCGCGCTCGCCAATCCCGGCGCGCTAAACCCCGGGCAATTTGCCGAGCTGGGGCGTGAACATCGACGGCTAATGCCGATCGTCGAAATGGGCGCGCAGTTCGACCGCGCCCAGGACGAGCTCGCGCAAGCGCGCGAGCTCGTCTCGACTGACGACCCTGACCTCGCGGCCGAAGCGCGCGCCGAAGTCGATCGAGTCGAACCACGCATCGCCGAGCTCGAGGCATCGCTCACGCGCGCGCTGCTGCCGCGAGACCCGCTCGACGAACGCAATGCGATCGTCGAAATTCGGGCCGGCACGGGCGGCGACGAAGCCGCGCTCTTCGCCGCCGACCTGTACCGCATGTACGTTCGCTTCTGCGAGCGGCGCGGTTGGAAGCTCGAGACCATGTCGCTCTCCGACGGCGCGCTCGGCGGGGCGAAGGAAGTCGTATTCAAGGTTTCGGGTGAGGGCCCCTACGGCGAGCTGCGCCGCGAATCCGGCGTCCATCGCGTGCAGCGCGTTCCGGCGACCGAGAGCCAAGGCCGCATTCACACGTCGGCGGCGACCGTCGCCGTGCTTCCCGAAGCCGAGGAAGTCGACGTCAAGATCGAAGACAAGGACCTTCGCATCGACGTCTTCCGGGCATCGGGTCCCGGCGGCCAGAGCGTGAACACGACCGATTCGGCTGTCCGCATCACGCATCTGCCGAGCGGGCTCGTAGTGAGCCAACAAGACCAGAAGTCGCAGCTTCAGAACAAGCTGAAAGCGATGGAAGTGTTGCGCGCGCGGCTGCTCGACCTGCGCGTAGCGCAGCAGGAGGCCGAGCGCGCGCGTATGCGGCGCACGCAGGTCGGCACCGGCGACCGGTCGGCGAAGATCCGCACGTACAACTTTCCGCAGAGCCGTGTGACCGACCACCGCATCGGCTGGACGACGCACGACCTTCAGGGGTTCATGGACGGCGAGATCGCGCCGGTCGTCGAAGCGCTGAAGCTTGCGGACGTCGAGGAGCAACTCGGTGGCAACGGCGACGGAACGAGCGCATGA
- a CDS encoding YlbF family regulator encodes MIEDKAKDLGRLIGQSNEYKEVKRAGDSLNDDQDTVVLLQKMEQLRIDAQRLLARGERPTDAMEKELDVLLGQIQGRATYQRLLVAQENFDKTMARVNDWILEGLEKGAASPIITLS; translated from the coding sequence ATGATCGAAGACAAAGCCAAGGATCTGGGTCGGTTGATCGGGCAGAGCAACGAGTACAAGGAAGTCAAACGGGCCGGCGACTCGTTGAACGACGACCAGGACACGGTCGTGCTGCTCCAGAAGATGGAGCAGCTTCGCATCGACGCGCAGCGGTTGCTCGCGCGCGGCGAACGTCCCACCGACGCGATGGAAAAGGAGCTCGACGTCCTCCTCGGCCAGATTCAAGGCCGCGCGACCTACCAGCGACTGCTCGTCGCGCAGGAGAACTTCGACAAGACGATGGCGCGCGTGAACGACTGGATTCTCGAAGGCCTCGAGAAGGGCGCAGCGAGCCCAATCATCACGCTCAGCTGA
- the tmk gene encoding dTMP kinase — MSRGLLIVFEGTEGAGKTTQLKRLCDWIVARGRDVVAVREPGGTALGDEIRRVLLDPASDVAPRAEALLFMASRAQLVDREIRPALERGAVVLLDRFFLSTYAYQGRGRGIPETAIRAANGMATGLLVPDLTLLLSLPTEDGLTRAMERGGHDRMEGADLEFHDRVAHAFADFATPTWQSAHAECGPIVRVDARGTEREVFARILTVLVERWPEEFATTV; from the coding sequence ATGTCTCGCGGCCTGCTCATCGTTTTCGAGGGAACTGAGGGCGCGGGCAAGACCACACAGCTCAAGCGGCTGTGCGACTGGATCGTCGCGCGTGGCCGCGACGTCGTCGCGGTGCGCGAGCCCGGCGGAACGGCTTTGGGAGACGAGATCCGGCGCGTGCTGCTCGATCCTGCATCGGACGTCGCGCCGCGGGCCGAGGCACTGCTCTTCATGGCGTCGCGCGCGCAACTCGTCGACCGAGAGATCCGGCCGGCATTGGAACGCGGTGCCGTCGTGCTCCTCGACCGCTTTTTCTTGTCGACGTACGCCTATCAGGGGAGAGGACGTGGCATCCCCGAGACCGCGATCCGGGCGGCCAACGGGATGGCGACGGGATTACTCGTCCCCGATTTGACCCTCCTGCTTTCGCTGCCGACAGAAGACGGGCTCACGCGAGCGATGGAGCGCGGCGGTCACGACCGCATGGAAGGCGCGGACCTGGAGTTCCACGATCGGGTGGCCCACGCCTTTGCCGATTTCGCGACGCCCACCTGGCAGTCGGCGCACGCCGAGTGCGGACCGATCGTCCGGGTCGACGCGCGCGGGACAGAGCGCGAGGTGTTCGCGCGCATCCTGACCGTGCTCGTAGAGCGTTGGCCGGAGGAGTTCGCGACGACCGTCTGA
- a CDS encoding ribonuclease Z, with product MRFTTLGTGTISLSPARSCSGYLLETADVRLLVDCGSGITRRLAELGPSWQTITHVAISHFHIDHHGDLPSLIFAWKYGFLPTRSTPVDIIGPVGTADLVTRLAAAYGEWVTAPGFPLMIREIGPSDTFALPGGLRLTCHPVPHTPESVAYSMERKGRRIVYTGDTGPSEALAAWARGCDLLVCECSLPTGMHIPEHLTPEQCGELAAGAAPKHLALTHFYPPVERVDVRALVGARFAGPVTLARDGWYFDFEDE from the coding sequence GTGCGATTCACCACGCTGGGCACCGGAACCATCTCGCTGTCGCCGGCGCGCAGTTGCTCCGGCTATCTCCTCGAGACGGCCGACGTCCGCCTTCTCGTCGACTGCGGCAGCGGCATCACGCGCCGGCTCGCCGAGCTCGGCCCGTCGTGGCAGACCATTACGCACGTCGCGATTTCGCATTTTCACATCGACCACCACGGCGATCTTCCATCCTTGATCTTCGCGTGGAAGTACGGCTTCCTGCCGACGCGATCGACGCCGGTGGACATCATTGGGCCGGTGGGAACCGCCGATCTGGTCACGCGTCTCGCGGCGGCATACGGCGAGTGGGTCACGGCCCCGGGATTTCCACTCATGATTCGCGAGATCGGGCCGTCGGACACGTTCGCGCTCCCGGGCGGCCTGCGCCTCACGTGCCATCCCGTTCCCCACACGCCCGAGAGCGTGGCATATTCCATGGAGCGCAAGGGGCGACGGATCGTCTACACGGGCGACACCGGGCCGTCCGAGGCGCTTGCCGCCTGGGCCCGCGGGTGCGACCTGCTGGTTTGCGAGTGTTCGCTGCCGACCGGCATGCACATTCCCGAACACCTGACGCCGGAGCAGTGCGGCGAGCTCGCCGCGGGCGCGGCGCCGAAGCACTTGGCGCTGACGCATTTTTACCCGCCGGTCGAGCGGGTCGACGTCCGCGCGCTCGTCGGCGCGCGCTTCGCGGGACCCGTCACGCTGGCGCGCGACGGATGGTACTTCGACTTCGAGGACGAGTAA